A window of the Sphingobacteriales bacterium genome harbors these coding sequences:
- a CDS encoding 4Fe-4S binding protein, which produces MKGFIYLKNVVSLELDREKCSGCMMCIIVCPHEVFEMKNKKAIIINKDFCMECGACQKNCPDNAISVRSGVGCAAGIINGILRNSEPSCDCGSNKINCC; this is translated from the coding sequence ATGAAAGGTTTTATTTACCTGAAAAATGTTGTATCCCTTGAACTTGACAGGGAAAAATGCTCTGGCTGCATGATGTGTATTATCGTTTGCCCTCATGAGGTTTTTGAAATGAAAAACAAAAAAGCTATAATTATCAATAAAGATTTCTGCATGGAATGCGGAGCCTGTCAGAAAAACTGTCCCGACAATGCAATTAGTGTCAGGTCGGGGGTCGGTTGTGCTGCAGGAATTATCAATGGGATTTTACGAAATTCAGAACCAAGTTGTGATTGTGGCTCAAATAAGATTAATTGTTGCTAA
- a CDS encoding protein-tyrosine-phosphatase: MNVFNPILTDYIKRLLSDNELDRKRMELLDKLSDYIKEKILQEEEVNLIFICTHNSRRSHLAHVWALVASKWYQLKNINFFSGGTEESAFNPRAVAALIRAGFKIENMNSIADHNPHYKLKFSEKEPGIILFSKLYNHKANPKENFAAIMVCSHADENCPFIPGAEKRFSIPYNDPKDFDNTELESEKYDERCFEIAKEMFYVFKKIKLN; this comes from the coding sequence ATGAATGTTTTCAACCCGATTCTTACCGATTATATTAAGCGTTTATTATCTGATAATGAGTTAGATAGAAAAAGAATGGAACTACTTGATAAATTATCAGATTATATCAAGGAAAAAATCCTGCAGGAAGAAGAAGTAAACCTGATATTTATCTGTACCCATAATTCACGAAGAAGTCATTTGGCACATGTATGGGCATTGGTGGCTTCAAAATGGTATCAATTGAAGAACATCAACTTTTTTTCAGGAGGGACAGAAGAATCAGCCTTTAATCCCCGTGCCGTTGCTGCCCTGATCCGTGCCGGTTTTAAAATAGAAAATATGAATTCCATCGCAGATCATAATCCCCACTACAAACTGAAGTTTTCGGAAAAAGAACCGGGAATCATCCTGTTTTCAAAATTATATAATCACAAAGCTAATCCAAAAGAAAACTTTGCCGCGATCATGGTTTGCTCCCATGCCGATGAAAACTGCCCTTTTATTCCGGGTGCGGAAAAACGCTTTTCAATTCCTTATAATGATCCGAAAGACTTTGATAACACTGAGCTTGAATCAGAAAAATATGATGAAAGATGT
- a CDS encoding acetyl-CoA synthase subunit gamma: MTTEYYIKFINGILWKVPKTSTVWSRKDIWSTIKVRWSIGRMNYRIKPGLYAVGNPDSNSEIFVTANFKLSFDHLRRALHEMDAWILVLDTKGINVWCAAGKGTFGTRELTYRIKAHELDKLVNNKRVIVPQLGATGVSAHEVKNSTGFSVIYGPVRAEDIKEFVSAGLKATPEMRKVTFPLIERIKLIPVELAYGKYYLLVVPAIFFILSGLNKNGFSIDLAWSAGGKAVIDLLSAYLAGCVITPILLPWIPFRRFSLKGLSISWIMAIPLLYFNFLGNTIFENISWFLMMGALSSFLAMNFTGSTTFTSLSGVRKEMKIALPLQIGATVLGIIGWIISRFI, encoded by the coding sequence ATGACAACTGAATATTATATAAAATTTATCAATGGCATTTTATGGAAAGTTCCAAAAACCTCAACTGTATGGAGCCGAAAAGACATCTGGAGCACTATTAAGGTCAGATGGTCAATAGGCAGGATGAACTACAGGATAAAACCTGGCTTATATGCAGTTGGAAATCCGGATTCAAATTCTGAAATATTTGTTACTGCTAACTTTAAATTAAGCTTTGACCATTTACGCAGGGCATTGCATGAAATGGATGCCTGGATTTTAGTTCTGGACACTAAGGGGATTAATGTGTGGTGTGCAGCAGGAAAAGGTACTTTTGGAACCAGAGAACTTACTTACAGAATCAAAGCTCATGAGCTGGATAAACTGGTAAACAACAAACGAGTTATTGTTCCGCAACTCGGAGCAACTGGTGTTTCGGCTCACGAAGTAAAAAATAGCACTGGTTTCAGTGTTATTTACGGGCCTGTCAGGGCTGAAGATATCAAAGAATTTGTATCTGCCGGATTAAAAGCCACTCCTGAAATGCGAAAAGTTACTTTTCCCTTAATAGAGAGGATAAAACTAATACCTGTTGAACTTGCTTATGGGAAGTACTATTTGCTTGTTGTGCCAGCGATTTTCTTTATTCTTTCAGGATTAAATAAAAATGGTTTTTCTATTGATTTAGCATGGTCTGCCGGAGGGAAAGCAGTTATTGATTTGCTTTCTGCTTACCTTGCCGGTTGTGTTATTACTCCAATCCTGCTGCCATGGATCCCTTTCAGAAGATTTTCATTAAAAGGTCTTTCAATTAGCTGGATAATGGCAATTCCACTTCTGTACTTTAACTTTTTAGGAAACACTATTTTTGAGAATATTTCATGGTTTTTAATGATGGGCGCATTATCATCATTTCTTGCCATGAATTTTACCGGTTCAACTACATTCACTTCATTGTCAGGCGTTCGGAAGGAAATGAAAATAGCTTTACCTTTGCAGATTGGAGCAACAGTCCTTGGAATTATTGGTTGGATTATCAGTAGATTTATTTAA